A genomic stretch from Festucalex cinctus isolate MCC-2025b chromosome 13, RoL_Fcin_1.0, whole genome shotgun sequence includes:
- the b3gnt2l gene encoding N-acetyllactosaminide beta-1,3-N-acetylglucosaminyltransferase 2 isoform X1, whose protein sequence is MRLTRRFRAVLIVSTLLLVFLYSNLRNEAVSRSEKLPKHAVARQAGEEVRIQVQTPVRAPAQTRVPSQPSVNISSAFRTSIPENGAYWNRLLHSSLKRTDRGEDPLKRDPLWPHCQQTSRELIETNVHDVASYPPLLRNFLRRMTCRSPPFLVDQPDKCGGNATFLLFAIKSMPAHFERRQAVRNTWGREHLHDGGLRVRTAFLLGTASPDDPDVSALVRFEAERYGDVLQADFHESLFNLTLKMDTFLRWTLERCPQVSFVFYGDDDVMVNTRNLLSYLGSLKPSTAARLYAGHVIKTASPVRDPKSKYYIPMSFYEGVYPAYVGGGGVVISGALLRPVYSTCGAIPFFPIDDVYVGMCFSALGVSPQAHAGFHTFDIRERDRENLCTYKKSILVHRRSPQELKRIWRGIHSPLLTC, encoded by the exons ATGAGACTCACTCGGAGGTTCCGAGCCGTTCTTATCGTTTCCACGTTGCTCCTCGTTTTCCTCTACTCCAACCTACGAAACGAGGCGGTCTCCAGATCGGAAAAGCTTCCAAAGCATGCCGTCGCACGACAAGCGGGGGAGGAGGTCCGGATCCAAGTCCAAACCCCGGTCCGGGCCCCGGCCCAAACCCGAGTCCCGTCCCAGCCGAGCGTCAACATATCTTCTGCGTTCAGGACGTCCATCCCGGAAAACGGAGCGTACTGGAACCGTCTTCTGCACTCCAGCCTGAAACGTACAGACCGGGGCGAGGACCCGTTGAAGCGGGACCCGCTTTGGCCTCATTGCCAGCAGACCAGCCGGGAGCTGATTGAGACCAACGTGCACGACGTGGCCTCCTACCCGCCCCTGCTGCGGAACTTCCTGCGGCGGATGACGTGCCGCTCGCCTCCCTTCCTCGTGGACCAGCCGGACAAGTGCGGCGGGAACGCCACCTTCCTGCTCTTCGCCATCAAGTCCATGCCGGCCCACTTTGAGCGGCGGCAG GCGGTGCGCAACACCTGGGGGCGGGAGCACCTCCATGATGGCGGCCTACGTGTGAGGACGGCGTTCCTGCTGGGCACCGCCTCGCCGGACGACCCGGACGTCAGCGCCCTGGTCAG GTTCGAAGCTGAGCGCTACGGCGACGTCCTGCAAGCCGACTTCCACGAGTCTCTCTTCAACCTGACCCTCAAGATGGATACCTTCCTCCGGTGGACCCTGGAAAGGTGTCCACAGGTCTCCTTCGTCTTCTACGGGGACGACGACGTCATGGTCAACACTCGGAACCTGCTGAGCTACCTCGGCTCTCTCAAACCTTCCACGGCCGCTCGCTTGTACGCCGGGCACGTGATAAAGACGGCGAGCCCGGTGCGGGACCCGAAGAGCAAGTACTACATTCCTATGAGCTTCTACGAGGGGGTCTACCCGGCCTACGTGGGCGGCGGCGGAGTCGTCATCTCCGGGGCCTTGCTGCGACCGGTCTATTCCACCTGCGGAGCTATTCCCTTCTTCCCCATCGACGACGTCTACGTGGGCATGTGCTTCAGTGCCCTGGGGGTCTCGCCCCAGGCCCACGCCGGTTTCCACACGTTCGACATCCGAGAGAGAGACCGCGAGAACCTGTGCACCTACAAGAAGTCGATCCTCGTCCACCGCCGATCTCCCCAGGAGTTGAAAAGGATCTGGAGGGGCATCCACAGTCCGTTACTGACTTGTtga
- the b3gnt2l gene encoding N-acetyllactosaminide beta-1,3-N-acetylglucosaminyltransferase 2 isoform X2: protein MPSHDKRGRRTSIPENGAYWNRLLHSSLKRTDRGEDPLKRDPLWPHCQQTSRELIETNVHDVASYPPLLRNFLRRMTCRSPPFLVDQPDKCGGNATFLLFAIKSMPAHFERRQAVRNTWGREHLHDGGLRVRTAFLLGTASPDDPDVSALVRFEAERYGDVLQADFHESLFNLTLKMDTFLRWTLERCPQVSFVFYGDDDVMVNTRNLLSYLGSLKPSTAARLYAGHVIKTASPVRDPKSKYYIPMSFYEGVYPAYVGGGGVVISGALLRPVYSTCGAIPFFPIDDVYVGMCFSALGVSPQAHAGFHTFDIRERDRENLCTYKKSILVHRRSPQELKRIWRGIHSPLLTC from the exons ATGCCGTCGCACGACAAGCGGGGGAGGAG GACGTCCATCCCGGAAAACGGAGCGTACTGGAACCGTCTTCTGCACTCCAGCCTGAAACGTACAGACCGGGGCGAGGACCCGTTGAAGCGGGACCCGCTTTGGCCTCATTGCCAGCAGACCAGCCGGGAGCTGATTGAGACCAACGTGCACGACGTGGCCTCCTACCCGCCCCTGCTGCGGAACTTCCTGCGGCGGATGACGTGCCGCTCGCCTCCCTTCCTCGTGGACCAGCCGGACAAGTGCGGCGGGAACGCCACCTTCCTGCTCTTCGCCATCAAGTCCATGCCGGCCCACTTTGAGCGGCGGCAG GCGGTGCGCAACACCTGGGGGCGGGAGCACCTCCATGATGGCGGCCTACGTGTGAGGACGGCGTTCCTGCTGGGCACCGCCTCGCCGGACGACCCGGACGTCAGCGCCCTGGTCAG GTTCGAAGCTGAGCGCTACGGCGACGTCCTGCAAGCCGACTTCCACGAGTCTCTCTTCAACCTGACCCTCAAGATGGATACCTTCCTCCGGTGGACCCTGGAAAGGTGTCCACAGGTCTCCTTCGTCTTCTACGGGGACGACGACGTCATGGTCAACACTCGGAACCTGCTGAGCTACCTCGGCTCTCTCAAACCTTCCACGGCCGCTCGCTTGTACGCCGGGCACGTGATAAAGACGGCGAGCCCGGTGCGGGACCCGAAGAGCAAGTACTACATTCCTATGAGCTTCTACGAGGGGGTCTACCCGGCCTACGTGGGCGGCGGCGGAGTCGTCATCTCCGGGGCCTTGCTGCGACCGGTCTATTCCACCTGCGGAGCTATTCCCTTCTTCCCCATCGACGACGTCTACGTGGGCATGTGCTTCAGTGCCCTGGGGGTCTCGCCCCAGGCCCACGCCGGTTTCCACACGTTCGACATCCGAGAGAGAGACCGCGAGAACCTGTGCACCTACAAGAAGTCGATCCTCGTCCACCGCCGATCTCCCCAGGAGTTGAAAAGGATCTGGAGGGGCATCCACAGTCCGTTACTGACTTGTtga